AGGTTCTTGGACGTGATCTTGTCGATCGCGGTGCCCAGCAGCCTGAAGCGGAAATCCAGCGGATCGCGCAGCACGTCGACCAGCGCGGTAGACGACAGGAGGCGCGGGATCTCGACGGGATCGATGTCGACCCGTGACGGCATGCGGCGATCGCCGCGCTTCGTCATCCAGTAGGTCCAGGCTTCCGCGACGAGCGGTGACGAGACCGCTGGAAAATCCTCGATACTGCTTCTGGCATACTCCGCCCAGACACCGATCAAACGCCACCTCAGCTTCACGCGCATTGGTTCAGTATTTTACCTTGAAGCATTGCAAATAAACTTACTTGAGGCACAAAATACTGTCCGACCTAAACACGATGTTGACGAGTCAAAATCCTCGCATGCTCCTCAATCGGTACTATGACCGCAATCACAGCCATCGCCCCTTGCCGGTGAAATGATTCGCTCCACTGTCTCGACTCGCCACGAATTGGGAATTGGATTGTTGAGTCAGGACCGGATCAAGCGGGAGACGATACATGTGCGGTCAAACGACTGAAACGGCAGTACTCCGGACAATAAGGACATTGACTGTCGTATTGGCGTGCTCGGCCGGCTATGCAGCCGGCGCCGTGGAGCAGGCGGCGATCGGAAGCCCTTGGCCGACGGCGGTCCGGGCCGACGCCGCCGAAGCGACGGAACCGCGCGGAACCTATATGCCGGCCACCGCCCCAATACCCCTGACCAGCCCGCCGAAACGGATCGAAAGACTTCTCTGAGCCGCAGACCGGCCCTCCGGTCAACTCAGATCGTACCATACTCCATGTTCCCGGCATATTGTGCCGACGCCGCCGCGCGAGACGGCGCCGTGAAAATATTCGCGGATGACGGTACGGCATGTGACCGCGGCGCTCCGTCCATCGTCGCCCTTCGACGTCTCGGCGGCCCCGATCGAAACGATACCGCCGGCGCCCGTCGCCCGGTTGCTCCACGCCAGTTTCGACCCAGCCGGTTCGTCCACCAGCTTCAACAGGGCGGCGGCTTCATGGGGCCGATCCTCGTCGGGAACCAGTGCGGTCTCCGCACGCGTGGCCTCGCTCGCGGCGTAGGCGGCGTCGACCTGGGCCTGCGCTTCCTGCGCGGCCACCAGCTTGTCATGGGCCGACATGGCACCATCGGCCATAGCCGGCAGGCCGGTGACCATCATGGTGCCGCCGGTCGCCATCGCGATCATCATCCGCCGGGCGACGGCAGGGCCGTTTTCGGCGGCGATCTCGGTCAGGGCTTCATGCACGAGATCGGGCGGCCGCGGCCCCATGACGATGCCGGAGGCCAGGGTGGACAGGGGGACGCCAACGGTGTCCAGCGACCTTTCGTCGGTCGCCATGGCTTCAGCATATTGCGCGGCAGCCTCGTCGAACAGCGCATTGATGCCCGTCCGCTCCGCCACCCGGTCGAACACGCCTGTCTTCTGGACGGTTGAATAGGCCTGATCGGTCACCTGTTCGACGGCACAGCCGGACACCAGCAGTGCACCCGCAAGCGCAGCCCCGGCCAGCGGCCGGAGCGGCGATTTGAACGGGACATATCTGATAATCGAAAACTCTCGGCCGGTACCGATCTTCACGGTCGCATCCTGTAGCATTCACCTGTCGGAAGGGCCGTGATGTGTCTCACATAACTGGTTAACGGATGGTTCCGCTTACCCTCCACCCGCCTTGTCTAAGCGATCGATCGACGCGCGATCAAGTGTCAGCCGGGCGGCCGCGGCCAAGTCACTCAATTGTTCCAGGCTGGTCGCGCTGACGATCGGGGCCGTCAGGCCGGGACGGGCGATCAGCCAAGCCAGCGCCACCTGGGAAGGATTGGCGTCGAGCTTAGCCGCGACCTCGTCCAGTGCCGCCAGGATCGCCCGGCCCCGGTCGTTCAGGTACTTCCCGACGACGCCCTCGCCCCGCGGGCTCTTGCCGGCATCCTCGGGCGAGCGGTACTTGCCCGACAGGAAGCCGCTGGCCAGCGAATAATAGGAGATCACGCCGAGCTGGTTCTCGCGGCAGATGCCCTCCAGCTCGGTCTCGTATCCGGAGCGATCGAACAGATTGTATTCCGGCTGAAGGGTTTCATAGCGGGCGAGCCCCGGCTTGCCGCCGACCTCAAGCGCCTCGCGCAGCCGCGCCGGGCTGAGGTTGGAGGCGCCGACCGCCCTCACCTTGCCCTGGTCGATCAGTTGCTGGTAGGCGGCCAGGGTATCCTCGAAAGGCGTCTCCGGATCGTCCCAGTGGGATTGGTACAGGTCGATATGGTCGGTCCGCAGCCGGCGCAGGGAATCCTCGACGGCGGTCCGGATATAGGCCGGCGCCAGCCCCTTCCTCCCCGGTCCCATTTCCGAACCGACCTTGGTCGCGATCACCAGCCTGTCGCGGTCGGTGCGGCCCTTGAGCCAGTTCCCGATGATGGTCTCGGACTCTCCGCCCTGGTTGCCCGGAACCCAGGTCGAATAGGAATCGGCGGTGTCGATGAAGTTGAAGCCCTGCTCGACGAAAGCGTCGAGCAGCCGGTGGGAGGTCGCCTCGTCGATCGTCCAGCCGAACACGTTGCCGCCGAAGCAGAGCGGAACGACGGTCAGGCCGGACCGGCCAAGCTGCCGCTTTTCCATGTCGTCAATCCCCGGTACCGGTGAAGGGAGCGCGGGACGCGCGCGGCAGCCCCGAAGACCTCCGCGCGCGCTCCGCCATCATATCCAGCGAACACCAGGCCGGGAGAGACGTTCCGTTGCCGGAACATCCGGTCGGATCAGGCGTCGGCCGCCGAGAAGATGGATTTCTTGATGATCGCATGGACGCCCCAGTTGCCGTCCACCACCTGGGTTATGCCGAAATCGACGCCGAGCGACATCAGCGAGATCGCCTCGTCCTCCGTCAGTCCCTTCGCGTTCATCAGGAACTGACGCATCTTGCGGAAGGCGTCCCGCATGGCGAGGTCCACCGACGACTTCTCGTAGATCACCGACTGGGCATTGGACCCCAGCTGCTCCAGGTAGTTCGGATAGCTGAACCCATGCATGACCCAGTCCTCCGCCGTTTCCAGCATGGGATAGTCCAGGCCTTCCAGGGCGGTGCCGGCGAGGTCGGCGGCCTTGTGCAGGATGAACTGGAACGTTCCGGTGAAGGAACATTCGATCGCCGTACCGCACAGTTCCGAATCGCCCTGGGAGGCGTGCGGGTCCCCGGCGGAGAACAGGGCGCCCGGCACCGCGACCGGGTAGTACATGGTGGCACCCTTGCCGAGCCGCCAATTGTCCATGTTGCCGCCGAAATAGCCGGGCGGCACGGAGTCCACCATCTCGACCTCCTTCGGGGCGACCGCGAGCACGCCGAAATGCGGCCGCACCGGAATGCGGATGCCCTTCAGCACGTCGAAGTTCTTCTCGATGGTGGAATGGTCGACCGGAACGCCGGGATAGTCGATCTTGGCATGGACGACGCCGAACGGATCGGTCTGCGGCGTCCAGCGGAAATTATAGACGGCCTTGGCCCAGTTCCGCTCGCCGCGCGCGTCGATCTCGTAGATCGTCACGACCTCGCGCTCCTTGGGTTCGGTCAGCAGGTCCTTGTAGTGATAGCCCCACCATGCCGCGGCATTGACGCCGAAAGCACGGCCGGCGAACTCCGGGTTCGCGCTGGGCCGCGGCTTCATGTCCACGATGCGGACCTCCAGCACGTCGCCGGGCTCGGCGCCGCGGATCGCCACCGGGCCGGTGCAGATATGGACGCCGAACCCTTCGCCGGCACCGCGTCCGTGGATCGACGCATCCATCGGACCGGCGCCCCGCCGATCGATGTTCTTCTTCTCCCGGGTCCAATGGAAGACGCTTTCGGCGCCCGGATCGCCCGTCACCATGCGCTCGGCATCGTCGTTGGCATGGTGGGTCAGGGTCTCGATCGTGACGTAGTCGCCGGGCGAGATCTCGACGCGCGGCTTCAGGCTCTTGCTGAAATAACCCCAGTGGACCGTATCGGCCGTGGCCGGCAGGTAGTGGTGGCTGATACGCCCCGGCTGCTGGGCCTGCGCCGCCGCGGCCATCGCGGGCGTGACGAGGGACAGGCCGCCGGCTCCTAAGACGCCGGCACCGCCCGCGGCGGCGAAGGCGCTCTTCAGGAAAGTCCGGCGCTCATGGTCCATGGTCTTCAGGAAGTCCCGGCGATGCTCCTCGAAGTTGGGGCAGTTGCGGTCGTCACCTTGGCACATTTTCTTGTTTCTCCGCTTTGGTCCAGGCCCCCGACGCACAGGGGCCTGCGATGCGCTGGTGCGCATAATGCAGTATGCAAGTCGCGGGCCTGCGGCGGAGACGGTGCGCGCCCGTTCCCGGCATGATCGGTTCTGCCCGGCAAAGCGGCGGGGAGCCCAACATAGATGCAGCCCGTCGTCCCGCCGGGATCCCGGTTGACGTCGAAACGCGGCGTGCCAAGTAAGCCCTATGCTGTCATTCCCCCGCTCCGCCCGGAAGTTCCTCGCCCCGGCGCTTCTCGCCCTCGGCCTGCTCGCGGCCGCTTCCCCTGCATCCGCACAGGCGGCCCGTTCGCTGGACCGGGCCATGCTCGACCAGGCACTCGAACAGGCCGCCGACCTGCCGACCCTCCGCTCGCTGATCGTTGCCCGCGACGGCGTCCCGATCGTGGAGCATGTCTTCGGCGGGCCGGGCCTGGACCGCCCGGTGAACGTGAAATCACTGTCCAAGACCGTGATCGCCGCGCTGACCGGGATCGCGATCGACCGCGGCGTTTTCGAGGGGGTCGACCAGCCGATCGTCGAGATCCTGGGAAATCGCGTCCCCGCCGGCGCCGACCCGCGGCTGGCACGGGTGACCGTAGACCACCTGCTGGCGATGCGCTCCGGACTGGAGCGGACATCCGGCCCCTTCTACGGCCGCTGGGTAAGCAGCCGCGACTGGGTGAGCTTTGCCCTGGCGCGCCCTTTCGTCGACGAACCCGGCGGCGGAATGCTCTATTCGACCGGCAACTCGCATATCTTGTCCGCCGCCCTGACCCGCGCGGCCGGGCGAAGCACCCTTGCGCTGGCGCGGGACTGGCTCGGCGAGCCGCTGGGGATCGAGGTACCGGCGTGGCAGCGCGATCCGCAGGGCATCTATTTCGGCGGAAACAACATGCTGCTGTCGCCCCGCGCCTTGCTCCGCCTGGGCGAGCTTTACCGGAACGCCGGCGTGGTGGACGGCCGCCGCGTCCTGTCGGAGGAGTGGATCCGCGCCTCCTGGACACCTCAGGCCCGTTCGGTCCATACCGGCGACAGCTACGGCTATGGCTGGTTCATCCGGGAGATGCGGGAGCACACCGTCTATTACGCCTGGGGCTATGGCGGGCAGATGCTTTATGTCGTGCCCGATCTCGGGATCACCGTCGTCATGACATCCGACCCGGACTCCCCCTCGGGTCGGACCGGTTATGTCCGGGACCTGCATTTCCTGATGGCCGACGGCATCATTCCGGCTGCGCGATAGTCCCGGCGGACCCGCCGCCCGAACGCTCGGATGTCGCCTCCCCGGCTTTTTTCGGCAAATGGCCGCTTCCGGTCCAGTTGCACTGGTCTGTCTACTCGACAATGATACATTTCGTAGCCAGGGACACGGCCGGCGGCGCCCGGCAGGGATGACCGCTCGGTCCGGCCCACAGGTCGACGGCCGATGAATCGTGCCACCTGCGAAACGATCGCAGCTTGACCGCTTCTGACGGCCGCTCTCAATGGGAGGCAGGAAGATGGCGAACAGAACCGCGACAAGCTGACCCTCGGTCCGGGAAGTGGCGTACGGCGAAGCCTATCCCGTCGTGCGCAAGATCGGGTTGAACGACATCAGGGACGCCCTGGGAAAGGGCGTCGAGGATTTCCTCGCGACGCCGACGCAGTTGATCTTCCTCGGCGTTATCTACCCCTTGGTCGGATTGGTCGCGGCCCGCTGGGCCTATGGCGCCGACCTGCGGCCGCTGCTGTACCCGCTGATCGCCGGATTGACGCTGATGGGTCCGGTCGCCGCGATCGGAATCTATGAACTGAGCCGACGCCGCGAACAGGGCAAATCCGCCTCCTGGCTGCATGCCTTCGACGTGCTGAAATCCCCGGCGATCGGGTCGATCATGGTGCTGGCCCTCGGACTGGCTGCGCTCTTCGTCGCTTGGCTGGCCGCCGCCTCCGCAATCTACGAGGCGACCTTGGGCACGTCGATGGCGGCGCCCGAGGACGGCTTCCTGTACAGGGTCTTCAACACGGCGGAGGGATGGCAGATGATCTTCCTCGGCAACCTGGTGGGGTTCCTCTTCGCGGTGGTGGTGCTGGCGACCTCCGTCGTGTCCTTCCCCCTGCTGCTGGACCGGGACGTCGGACCGGTCGCCGCCGTCAAGACCTCGCTCCGGGCGGTCGCCGCCAACCCGGTACCGATGGCCGCCTGGGGCCTCGTGGTCGCGCTGTCGATCGCCGTCGGATCCCTGCCGTTCTTCGTCGGCCTGGCAGTCGTGATGCCGATCCTGGGCCATGCGACATGGCACCTGTACCGCAGGGTTGTGGAGAACTGACCCATTCACCGCGATTGGAAAAGGGCTGGGCGGAACAGCTTTCGGGGTTTCGTGTTGTTCCAGGAGACACCTATAGATTTCAGGAACACTGCGAAATGCGCACGCTTCCCACAGCCACGCTGCTTCTCACCGCGGCTGGCCTCACCCTGGCCGGTTGCGGCGAGAACGCGTCACTTCCGGTTTCGGCCGGCACGGGGCCGAACCCTGAATTGCCGGCTCCCGACGACGAGTCGCCGATCCCGACGGTCAACATCGCCCCGGCGAAAGGCTGGTCGGATGATCAGAAGCCGACCGCGGCCCAGGGCCTCGGCGTGACCGAGTTCTCCGCCGGCCTGGACCATCCCCGCTGGCTCCACGTGCTGCCCAACGGCGACGTGCTGGTGGCGGAGTCCAACGCGCCGCCCAAGGAGGGCAGCGGCGGGATCAGGGGCTGGGTCATGGGCCTGGTGATGAGCAGGGCCGGTGCCCGCGTGCCCAGCGCCGACCGCATCAGCCTGCTTCGCGACGGCGACGGCGACGGTGTGGCCGAGACCAAGACCGCTTTCCTGGAGAACCTGCATTCGCCGTTCGGCATGTATCTGGTCGGCAACGACCTGTACGTCGCCAATGCCGACGCGATCGTCCGCTTCCCGTACGAGGAAGGGCAGACCAAGATCACGGCCCCGGGTACCAAGGTGGTCGACCTGCCGGCCGGCATCAATCACCACTGGACCAAGAACGTCATCGCCAGCCCTGACGGCAGCCTGCTTTACGCGACCGTCGGCTCCAACAGCAATGTCGGCGAGAACGGCATGGAGATCGAGGAAGGCCGCGCCGCGATCTGGGAGATCAACCCGCAGACCGGCGAGCACCGCATCTTCGCTTCCGGCCTGCGCAATCCCAACGGCCTGGATTGGGAGCCGACGACCGGCGCCCTGTGGACCGCGGTCAACGAGCGCGACGAGATCGGCGGCGACCTGGTGCCGGACTACATGACGTCGGTCCAGGACGGCGGCTTCTACGG
This Skermanella mucosa DNA region includes the following protein-coding sequences:
- a CDS encoding aldo/keto reductase, with the translated sequence MEKRQLGRSGLTVVPLCFGGNVFGWTIDEATSHRLLDAFVEQGFNFIDTADSYSTWVPGNQGGESETIIGNWLKGRTDRDRLVIATKVGSEMGPGRKGLAPAYIRTAVEDSLRRLRTDHIDLYQSHWDDPETPFEDTLAAYQQLIDQGKVRAVGASNLSPARLREALEVGGKPGLARYETLQPEYNLFDRSGYETELEGICRENQLGVISYYSLASGFLSGKYRSPEDAGKSPRGEGVVGKYLNDRGRAILAALDEVAAKLDANPSQVALAWLIARPGLTAPIVSATSLEQLSDLAAAARLTLDRASIDRLDKAGGG
- a CDS encoding acetamidase/formamidase family protein, producing MCQGDDRNCPNFEEHRRDFLKTMDHERRTFLKSAFAAAGGAGVLGAGGLSLVTPAMAAAAQAQQPGRISHHYLPATADTVHWGYFSKSLKPRVEISPGDYVTIETLTHHANDDAERMVTGDPGAESVFHWTREKKNIDRRGAGPMDASIHGRGAGEGFGVHICTGPVAIRGAEPGDVLEVRIVDMKPRPSANPEFAGRAFGVNAAAWWGYHYKDLLTEPKEREVVTIYEIDARGERNWAKAVYNFRWTPQTDPFGVVHAKIDYPGVPVDHSTIEKNFDVLKGIRIPVRPHFGVLAVAPKEVEMVDSVPPGYFGGNMDNWRLGKGATMYYPVAVPGALFSAGDPHASQGDSELCGTAIECSFTGTFQFILHKAADLAGTALEGLDYPMLETAEDWVMHGFSYPNYLEQLGSNAQSVIYEKSSVDLAMRDAFRKMRQFLMNAKGLTEDEAISLMSLGVDFGITQVVDGNWGVHAIIKKSIFSAADA
- a CDS encoding serine hydrolase domain-containing protein codes for the protein MLSFPRSARKFLAPALLALGLLAAASPASAQAARSLDRAMLDQALEQAADLPTLRSLIVARDGVPIVEHVFGGPGLDRPVNVKSLSKTVIAALTGIAIDRGVFEGVDQPIVEILGNRVPAGADPRLARVTVDHLLAMRSGLERTSGPFYGRWVSSRDWVSFALARPFVDEPGGGMLYSTGNSHILSAALTRAAGRSTLALARDWLGEPLGIEVPAWQRDPQGIYFGGNNMLLSPRALLRLGELYRNAGVVDGRRVLSEEWIRASWTPQARSVHTGDSYGYGWFIREMREHTVYYAWGYGGQMLYVVPDLGITVVMTSDPDSPSGRTGYVRDLHFLMADGIIPAAR
- a CDS encoding DUF2189 domain-containing protein; this translates as MAYGEAYPVVRKIGLNDIRDALGKGVEDFLATPTQLIFLGVIYPLVGLVAARWAYGADLRPLLYPLIAGLTLMGPVAAIGIYELSRRREQGKSASWLHAFDVLKSPAIGSIMVLALGLAALFVAWLAAASAIYEATLGTSMAAPEDGFLYRVFNTAEGWQMIFLGNLVGFLFAVVVLATSVVSFPLLLDRDVGPVAAVKTSLRAVAANPVPMAAWGLVVALSIAVGSLPFFVGLAVVMPILGHATWHLYRRVVEN
- a CDS encoding PQQ-dependent sugar dehydrogenase, translating into MRTLPTATLLLTAAGLTLAGCGENASLPVSAGTGPNPELPAPDDESPIPTVNIAPAKGWSDDQKPTAAQGLGVTEFSAGLDHPRWLHVLPNGDVLVAESNAPPKEGSGGIRGWVMGLVMSRAGARVPSADRISLLRDGDGDGVAETKTAFLENLHSPFGMYLVGNDLYVANADAIVRFPYEEGQTKITAPGTKVVDLPAGINHHWTKNVIASPDGSLLYATVGSNSNVGENGMEIEEGRAAIWEINPQTGEHRIFASGLRNPNGLDWEPTTGALWTAVNERDEIGGDLVPDYMTSVQDGGFYGWPYSYYGQNVDVRVEPQRPDLVEKAIAPDYALGPHTASLGLAFSDENTLTDQFSNGVFIGQHGSWNRTPRSGYKVIFVPFTEGKPSGDPVDVLTGFVDEQGDALGRPVDVAPDGKGGLLVTDDVGNRVWRVSADTTVGQAAPQ